In one Hymenobacter sp. DG25B genomic region, the following are encoded:
- a CDS encoding sodium-translocating pyrophosphatase translates to MTPFLYVVPGLGILALLYTWLRSGWVTRQDPGDERMRTIAGYIADGAIAFLKAEYRVLVLFGLIASAFLFYLGSTGEKSSPVIVIAFIIGAVFSALAGFIGMKIATKANVRTAQAARTSLSQALKVSFSGGSVMGMGVAGLAVLGLGSLFIVFYQMFVVGKGGANGVEMEKALEVLTGFSLGAESIALFARVGGGIYTKAADVGADLVGKVEAGIPEDDPRNPATIADNVGDNVGDVAGMGADLFGSYVATILATMVLGREVIATGDQFDGLSPIFLPMAIAGMGIIASLIGILMVRVKEGGNVQAALNLGNYVSVLVSAVASYFLIKWIMPSGDFLIRGITFNAMDIFYAVLVGLVVGTLMSIITEYYTAMGKRPVMSIVQQSSTGHATTVIGGLAVGMESTVLPILVLAAGIVLSFKFAGLYGVAIAAAGMMATTAMQLAIDAFGPIADNAGGIAEMSELPKEVRERTDILDAVGNTTAATGKGFAIASAALTSLALFAAFMGTANIDTIDISNADVLAGLFVGAMIPFIFSALAISAVGRAAMAMVQEVRRQFREIPGIMEGTGRPEYEKCVAISTQAAIREMILPGAIALITPIIVGFLFGPKVLGGLLAGVTVSGVLMAMFQSNAGGAWDNAKKSFEKGVMIDGTMHYKGSDAHKASVTGDTVGDPFKDTSGPSMNILIKLMSIVSLVIAPHIAAPDAVPQRGVAMPAPSEQTLESLSKPKVQYADIAPAAAKAVFMMLRESR, encoded by the coding sequence ATGACCCCATTTCTTTACGTAGTGCCCGGGCTGGGCATACTGGCCCTTTTGTACACGTGGCTGCGCTCCGGCTGGGTGACGCGGCAGGACCCCGGCGACGAACGAATGCGCACCATTGCCGGCTACATTGCCGATGGCGCTATTGCGTTTCTGAAAGCCGAGTACCGTGTTTTAGTCTTATTTGGGTTGATTGCCAGCGCATTTCTTTTTTACCTGGGCTCAACCGGTGAGAAATCCAGCCCTGTCATTGTCATAGCCTTCATTATTGGTGCCGTTTTCTCCGCTCTGGCAGGGTTTATCGGGATGAAGATTGCCACCAAGGCTAACGTTCGGACGGCGCAGGCCGCGCGCACCAGCCTCTCGCAGGCGCTGAAGGTTTCCTTCTCCGGCGGCTCTGTAATGGGCATGGGCGTAGCCGGACTGGCCGTGCTGGGCCTGGGGTCGCTGTTCATCGTTTTCTACCAGATGTTTGTGGTTGGCAAGGGCGGCGCCAACGGCGTTGAGATGGAAAAGGCGTTGGAAGTACTCACCGGTTTCTCCCTGGGTGCCGAGAGCATTGCTTTGTTTGCCCGCGTGGGTGGCGGCATCTACACCAAAGCCGCCGACGTAGGCGCCGACCTTGTCGGAAAAGTGGAAGCTGGTATTCCGGAAGACGACCCCCGCAACCCCGCTACCATTGCCGATAACGTGGGCGACAACGTGGGCGACGTAGCCGGCATGGGCGCCGACCTGTTCGGCTCGTACGTAGCCACCATTCTGGCTACCATGGTGCTGGGCCGCGAGGTAATTGCTACCGGCGACCAGTTCGATGGCCTTTCGCCCATCTTCCTGCCGATGGCTATTGCCGGCATGGGCATCATTGCCTCCCTCATCGGTATTCTGATGGTGCGCGTGAAAGAAGGTGGCAACGTGCAGGCTGCCCTCAACCTCGGCAACTATGTATCAGTCCTGGTTTCGGCAGTAGCTTCTTACTTTCTGATTAAGTGGATTATGCCTTCCGGCGACTTCCTGATTCGGGGCATTACGTTTAATGCCATGGATATTTTCTACGCGGTGCTGGTAGGTTTGGTAGTGGGTACGCTGATGAGCATTATCACGGAGTACTACACGGCCATGGGCAAGCGCCCCGTGATGAGCATTGTGCAACAAAGCAGCACGGGCCACGCTACCACCGTTATTGGCGGACTGGCAGTGGGTATGGAGTCAACGGTGCTGCCCATTCTGGTACTGGCCGCCGGTATTGTGCTCAGCTTTAAGTTTGCCGGCCTCTACGGCGTTGCCATTGCCGCGGCCGGCATGATGGCCACCACGGCCATGCAGCTGGCTATTGATGCCTTTGGCCCCATTGCCGACAACGCCGGTGGTATTGCCGAAATGAGCGAGCTGCCCAAAGAAGTGCGCGAGCGGACGGATATTCTGGATGCCGTAGGCAACACCACCGCCGCCACCGGCAAAGGCTTCGCCATTGCCTCGGCTGCCCTTACTTCCCTGGCTCTGTTTGCCGCCTTCATGGGCACCGCCAACATTGATACTATCGATATCAGCAACGCCGATGTGCTGGCGGGCCTGTTCGTGGGCGCCATGATTCCATTTATCTTCTCCGCCCTGGCTATTTCGGCGGTAGGCCGGGCCGCTATGGCTATGGTGCAGGAAGTTCGGCGGCAGTTCCGCGAAATTCCCGGTATTATGGAAGGTACTGGCCGGCCAGAGTACGAGAAGTGCGTGGCTATTTCCACGCAGGCCGCTATTCGGGAAATGATCCTGCCCGGTGCCATTGCCCTTATTACCCCCATCATCGTGGGGTTCCTGTTTGGGCCCAAAGTGCTGGGTGGTTTGCTGGCCGGCGTAACCGTGAGCGGCGTACTGATGGCCATGTTCCAGAGCAACGCCGGTGGCGCCTGGGACAACGCCAAGAAGTCGTTTGAAAAAGGGGTGATGATTGACGGGACCATGCATTACAAAGGCTCCGACGCCCACAAAGCCTCCGTTACGGGCGACACCGTCGGCGACCCATTCAAAGACACCTCCGGTCCGTCCATGAATATCCTGATTAAGCTAATGTCCATTGTGTCGCTGGTAATTGCGCCCCACATTGCGGCGCCCGATGCGGTACCGCAGCGTGGCGTGGCGATGCCAGCGCCCTCGGAGCAAACCCTGGAAAGCCTCTCCAAGCCCAAGGTGCAATATGCTGATATAGCGCCCGCCGCGGCTAAAGCTGTCTTCATGATGCTGCGCGAAAGCCGCTAA
- the hpt gene encoding hypoxanthine phosphoribosyltransferase, translating into MPLSTISLHDKEFSPYLSANELSTAIRLLAQRLNEEYANRQPLFVAVLNGSFMFAADLLKGITIPCEITFIRVASYEGTGSTGHIQQVLGLREEVKDRHVVLLEDIVDTGNTMQLLLEQFNKQEPASLEVATLFMKPECLRHELQIRYVGLSIPNDFIVGYGLDYDGLGRNYPDVYKAV; encoded by the coding sequence ATGCCGCTGTCCACTATTTCATTGCACGACAAGGAGTTTTCGCCGTATTTGTCGGCAAATGAGCTTTCGACGGCTATCCGGCTGCTGGCCCAACGCCTGAACGAGGAGTATGCTAACCGGCAGCCGCTTTTTGTGGCGGTGCTCAATGGCTCGTTCATGTTTGCGGCCGATCTTCTCAAGGGAATCACCATTCCCTGCGAAATCACCTTCATCCGGGTGGCTTCTTATGAAGGTACCGGCAGCACGGGCCATATCCAGCAGGTGCTGGGCCTGCGGGAAGAAGTGAAAGACCGTCACGTAGTGCTACTGGAAGATATTGTAGATACCGGCAATACCATGCAGCTGCTCCTGGAGCAGTTTAATAAGCAGGAGCCGGCCTCCCTGGAAGTAGCTACGCTCTTCATGAAGCCCGAGTGCCTGCGCCATGAGTTGCAGATCCGCTACGTGGGCCTGAGCATTCCTAACGATTTCATTGTGGGCTATGGTCTTGATTATGATGGGTTAGGGCGTAACTACCCCGATGTTTATAAGGCCGTCTGA
- a CDS encoding adenylate kinase: protein MLNIVLFGPPGAGKGTQSQKLIARYNLVHLSTGDLLRAQITQGTELGLRAKRLMDEGLLVPDEVVIGMIDSALQANKQAAGFIFDGFPRTVPQAQSLDELLAQHSTKVSCMVALEVAEEELVKRLLERGKTSGRPDDQNEEKIRKRVTVYNTETAQVAGYYAQQNKFHALNGIGAIEDIFGQICGIIDQNQPATPESSRQATDEVKA from the coding sequence ATGCTAAATATCGTGCTGTTCGGCCCTCCCGGTGCCGGTAAAGGAACCCAAAGCCAAAAGCTGATTGCCCGCTACAACCTGGTGCACCTCTCCACCGGCGACCTGCTCCGGGCCCAGATTACCCAGGGCACCGAGCTGGGCCTGCGCGCCAAACGGCTGATGGACGAAGGCCTGCTGGTGCCCGATGAAGTGGTGATTGGCATGATTGACAGCGCGCTGCAGGCCAACAAACAGGCTGCCGGCTTTATTTTTGATGGTTTCCCGCGCACCGTGCCCCAGGCTCAAAGTCTGGATGAGCTGCTGGCCCAGCACAGCACCAAGGTATCGTGCATGGTAGCGCTGGAGGTAGCTGAAGAGGAGCTGGTAAAGCGCCTGCTGGAGCGCGGCAAAACCTCCGGCCGCCCCGACGACCAGAACGAGGAGAAAATCCGCAAGCGCGTAACGGTATACAATACTGAAACTGCCCAGGTGGCCGGCTACTACGCCCAACAGAATAAATTCCACGCCCTTAACGGCATTGGCGCCATCGAAGATATCTTCGGGCAGATCTGCGGCATCATTGATCAGAACCAGCCCGCTACGCCGGAAAGCAGCCGTCAAGCAACCGACGAAGTAAAAGCGTAA
- the obgE gene encoding GTPase ObgE — protein MASNNFIDYVKINCRSGKGGAGSHHFFRAKGLPNGGPDGGDGGRGGHIILEGNSQLWTLLHLQYQKHLIAQAGEGGGENLRSGKQGEDIIIQVPLGTIARDAETGEKKLEITEDGQRLILTPGGRGGLGNDHFKSATNQAPQYAQPGEPGIDEWVILELKLLADVGLVGFPNAGKSTLLSVVSAAKPKIADYAFTTLTPNLGVVAYRDYKSFVMADIPGIIEGAAEGRGLGHRFLRHIERNAILLFMISCDSPDIAAEYQVLLSELEQFNPELLDKRRMLAITKADMLDEELEAEIKATLPTDIPTIFISSLTNKNIQQLKDMIWQELHA, from the coding sequence GTGGCTTCTAATAACTTCATCGATTACGTTAAAATCAATTGCCGCTCGGGTAAGGGTGGGGCCGGCTCGCACCACTTTTTCCGCGCCAAAGGCCTGCCCAACGGCGGCCCCGATGGCGGCGACGGCGGCCGCGGCGGCCACATCATTCTGGAGGGCAACTCCCAGCTCTGGACGCTGTTGCACCTGCAGTATCAGAAACACCTCATTGCCCAGGCGGGCGAAGGCGGCGGCGAAAACCTACGCTCCGGCAAGCAGGGGGAAGATATCATCATTCAGGTGCCGCTGGGTACCATTGCCCGCGACGCGGAAACCGGTGAGAAGAAGCTGGAAATTACGGAAGACGGCCAGCGCCTGATACTGACGCCCGGCGGCCGCGGGGGCCTCGGCAACGACCACTTCAAATCCGCCACCAACCAAGCCCCGCAATACGCCCAGCCCGGCGAGCCGGGTATTGACGAGTGGGTAATTCTGGAGTTGAAGCTGCTGGCCGATGTGGGTCTGGTGGGTTTCCCCAACGCGGGCAAAAGCACTTTGCTCTCCGTGGTATCGGCGGCCAAGCCCAAAATTGCCGACTACGCCTTTACTACCCTCACACCTAACCTGGGCGTGGTAGCGTACCGCGACTACAAATCCTTCGTGATGGCCGATATTCCGGGCATTATTGAAGGCGCGGCCGAGGGTAGAGGACTGGGCCACCGTTTCCTGCGCCACATTGAGCGCAACGCCATTCTGCTGTTCATGATTTCCTGCGACTCGCCGGATATAGCGGCCGAGTACCAGGTGCTGCTCAGCGAGCTGGAGCAGTTTAACCCCGAGTTGCTGGACAAGCGCCGCATGCTGGCCATTACCAAGGCCGATATGCTGGATGAGGAGCTGGAGGCTGAAATCAAGGCCACGCTGCCCACGGACATTCCCACCATTTTCATCTCCAGCCTGACGAATAAGAACATCCAGCAACTGAAGGACATGATCTGGCAGGAGCTGCACGCCTAG
- a CDS encoding polysaccharide pyruvyl transferase family protein — MAQASANNLKKRVFRKLQKVAGFTPYDEFPHTRDIILDYNHIDLYYWRPQHTLAQNFGDHLSKMIVARILSQREFSLEEETPHAHKMFAIGSIMQLAKDDETIWGSGVNGCYKPEDHTFKRLDVRAVRGRLSAEYLRARGIQVPEVYGDPALLLPYIFPTKFKRESKRKYAVIPHHTEEKMLAQQKVQNVISPMGSWNKIISQILEADFVISSSLHGIIVAEAYGIPSRYLRISNNQDLFKYNDYMSGTGRGEIEFATSVEQALEMGGQAPIVEFDHTKLLNAFPWDLWTK, encoded by the coding sequence ATGGCTCAAGCTTCTGCTAATAATCTCAAGAAACGAGTTTTTAGAAAACTACAGAAAGTAGCTGGCTTTACCCCGTACGATGAATTTCCACACACCCGTGATATAATTCTGGATTACAACCATATTGATTTATACTACTGGCGTCCGCAACATACGTTGGCGCAGAATTTTGGTGACCATCTTTCCAAGATGATTGTGGCTCGCATTCTGTCCCAGCGCGAGTTCTCACTGGAAGAAGAGACGCCCCACGCGCACAAGATGTTTGCTATCGGCTCCATTATGCAGTTGGCAAAAGATGATGAGACCATCTGGGGTTCGGGGGTGAATGGTTGCTATAAGCCGGAGGATCACACGTTCAAGCGTTTAGATGTTCGTGCCGTGCGAGGCCGCTTATCGGCGGAATATCTGCGTGCGCGTGGTATTCAGGTGCCTGAAGTATATGGCGACCCTGCTTTGTTGCTGCCGTATATTTTCCCCACTAAGTTTAAGCGCGAAAGCAAGCGGAAGTATGCAGTAATTCCTCACCACACAGAGGAGAAGATGCTGGCACAGCAGAAAGTACAGAACGTAATTTCGCCAATGGGTAGCTGGAACAAAATCATTTCTCAGATTCTGGAAGCAGATTTTGTAATCTCCAGCTCGCTGCACGGTATTATAGTTGCTGAAGCTTATGGGATTCCTTCACGGTATCTGCGTATTTCAAATAACCAGGATTTGTTCAAGTACAATGACTACATGTCGGGTACTGGTCGCGGTGAAATAGAGTTTGCTACTTCCGTAGAGCAGGCATTGGAAATGGGAGGGCAGGCCCCCATTGTGGAATTTGACCACACTAAACTTCTGAATGCTTTCCCTTGGGATTTGTGGACCAAATAG
- a CDS encoding glycosyltransferase, giving the protein MAVHHAGVSVVICCYNSSSRLPETLAHLAKQKFSNLSIPWEVIIMDNGSTDNTAAFALSEWQKYKMPAPLYVITEPRPGTAIARESGIQKSKYEFVLFCDDDNWLIDSYVENVYNIMTSNAEIAALGGQGEAVCEVQPPAWFEQFKAYYAIGPQAGRDNPSKVSLERGFLYTAGSTFRKSVIEDLENTGFKSVLEGRTGKNLAGGEDVELCYNIILNGGHIYYDSRLLFKHYMTKPRLNWPYYKRMIRAFGKGYSLLMPYKLLLNKQEKRFKMGIKWLYLSAFYLIFRTLFIDMPKSLFDNQFLAARANLESHIGFLESLLTNHNAVVNLYKKLESAPWIVEEYRVTR; this is encoded by the coding sequence ATGGCAGTCCATCACGCGGGTGTATCAGTTGTAATATGTTGTTACAACAGCAGTTCACGACTTCCGGAAACCTTAGCTCACCTTGCTAAGCAGAAGTTTAGCAACTTATCTATTCCATGGGAGGTGATTATCATGGATAATGGTTCAACAGACAATACAGCTGCTTTTGCTTTATCAGAATGGCAGAAGTACAAGATGCCGGCTCCACTCTACGTAATAACTGAACCTAGGCCAGGAACAGCTATTGCCCGAGAATCAGGAATTCAAAAATCAAAATATGAATTCGTGCTATTTTGTGATGATGACAACTGGCTAATCGATAGTTATGTCGAAAATGTCTACAACATCATGACTAGTAATGCTGAAATTGCCGCGCTAGGAGGACAAGGCGAGGCTGTTTGTGAAGTGCAGCCTCCTGCTTGGTTTGAGCAATTTAAAGCATATTACGCTATAGGTCCACAAGCGGGGAGAGATAATCCGAGTAAGGTTTCACTGGAAAGAGGTTTCTTATATACGGCTGGGTCTACCTTCCGCAAATCGGTTATTGAGGATTTAGAAAACACCGGATTTAAAAGTGTGCTTGAGGGAAGAACGGGAAAAAACCTTGCTGGCGGCGAAGACGTTGAACTTTGTTATAACATTATTCTGAACGGTGGTCATATCTACTATGACTCCCGGTTACTATTTAAGCATTACATGACCAAGCCTCGCTTGAACTGGCCGTACTATAAGCGAATGATTCGGGCTTTTGGAAAAGGATATAGTCTGCTAATGCCCTATAAACTGCTCCTTAATAAGCAGGAAAAACGCTTTAAAATGGGTATTAAATGGCTTTATTTATCGGCGTTTTATTTGATATTTAGAACGCTATTTATTGATATGCCTAAGTCTTTGTTTGATAACCAGTTTTTGGCAGCCCGCGCTAATCTGGAAAGCCATATTGGTTTTTTAGAATCCTTATTAACCAATCATAACGCTGTTGTTAATCTATATAAAAAGTTAGAAAGCGCTCCTTGGATTGTTGAGGAATATCGTGTTACACGGTAA
- a CDS encoding nucleotide exchange factor GrpE, which translates to MADDKVPHPDELQNDQNASGAATDHVAGELPEDPNAPDLGEVEGAPKQEGSKTDAELADLKDKYLRMAAEFENYKRRTSKERADLFKTANQELMVALLPVLDDFDRARNFTKDTDDANAVRESIDIIHGKLAKTLQQKGLVSMEAKGGAFDPELHEAITQIPAPSEDLKGKIVDEIEKGYYLGDKVIRHAKVVLGQ; encoded by the coding sequence ATGGCTGACGATAAAGTACCCCACCCCGACGAATTGCAGAACGACCAAAATGCATCCGGCGCCGCCACTGACCATGTGGCCGGCGAGCTGCCCGAAGACCCCAACGCCCCCGATCTGGGCGAGGTGGAAGGTGCCCCGAAACAGGAAGGCTCCAAAACTGATGCCGAGCTGGCCGATTTGAAGGACAAATACCTGCGCATGGCCGCGGAGTTTGAAAACTACAAGCGCCGGACCTCGAAAGAGCGCGCCGACCTGTTCAAAACCGCTAACCAAGAGCTGATGGTGGCCTTGCTGCCCGTGTTGGATGATTTTGACCGGGCCCGCAACTTCACCAAGGATACCGATGATGCCAACGCTGTGCGCGAAAGCATCGACATTATCCATGGCAAGCTGGCTAAGACGCTGCAGCAAAAAGGCTTGGTTTCTATGGAAGCCAAAGGCGGGGCGTTTGACCCGGAGCTGCACGAGGCCATTACCCAGATTCCGGCTCCTTCTGAAGACCTGAAGGGCAAGATTGTGGATGAGATTGAAAAAGGCTATTACTTGGGCGATAAGGTTATCCGGCACGCCAAAGTGGTATTAGGCCAGTAA
- the dnaJ gene encoding molecular chaperone DnaJ has product MATKRDYYEVLGVAKTAAGDEIKKAYRKVAIKYHPDKNPDDPSAEDKFKEAAEAYEVLSDEQKRARYDRFGHQGMGGNGGGPNMEDIFSQFGDIFGGGGFEGFFGGGGRGQGGRRVRKGSNLRIKLKLDLEEVANGVEKKIKVKRYVACAPCSGTGAKNGTDLKDCSTCHGQGQVKRVVNTMLGQMVSSSTCPTCNGEGKVVTSKCDVCHGEGRQLQEEIIPINIPAGVAEGMQLSMSGKGNYPERGGVPGDLLIQIEEELHEVLRRDGNNIMYEQYISFVDAALGANIEVPTIEGKVKIKVDAGTQPGKILRLRGKGIKDLNGYGRGDQLIHLNVWTPKNVTGEERELLERLRDSRNFTPNPGKNDKGFFEKVKEYFQ; this is encoded by the coding sequence ATGGCAACGAAGCGAGATTATTACGAGGTGTTGGGCGTGGCCAAAACCGCGGCGGGCGACGAGATAAAGAAGGCCTACCGTAAAGTGGCCATCAAATATCACCCCGATAAAAACCCCGATGACCCTTCCGCCGAGGACAAGTTCAAGGAAGCCGCAGAGGCCTACGAAGTGCTGTCTGATGAGCAAAAGCGGGCCCGCTACGACCGTTTCGGCCACCAGGGCATGGGCGGCAATGGTGGTGGCCCGAACATGGAAGACATTTTCTCCCAGTTCGGCGACATCTTCGGTGGGGGCGGCTTCGAGGGCTTCTTCGGTGGCGGAGGCCGCGGGCAAGGCGGCCGGCGCGTACGTAAGGGTTCCAACCTGCGTATTAAGCTGAAGCTGGACCTGGAAGAGGTAGCTAACGGCGTGGAAAAGAAGATTAAGGTGAAGCGCTACGTAGCTTGCGCACCCTGCTCCGGCACTGGCGCCAAGAATGGCACTGATCTGAAGGATTGCAGCACCTGCCACGGCCAGGGCCAGGTAAAGCGCGTGGTAAATACCATGCTGGGCCAGATGGTGAGCTCCTCTACCTGCCCCACCTGTAATGGTGAGGGCAAAGTAGTAACCAGCAAGTGCGACGTCTGCCACGGCGAAGGCCGCCAGCTACAGGAGGAAATCATTCCAATTAACATTCCCGCCGGGGTAGCCGAAGGCATGCAGCTCTCCATGAGCGGCAAAGGCAACTACCCCGAGCGCGGCGGCGTGCCCGGCGACCTGCTCATTCAGATTGAGGAAGAGCTGCACGAAGTGCTCCGGCGCGACGGCAACAACATCATGTACGAGCAGTACATTTCGTTTGTCGATGCTGCCCTGGGCGCTAACATCGAAGTGCCGACCATTGAAGGCAAAGTCAAAATTAAGGTGGACGCCGGCACGCAGCCCGGCAAGATCCTGCGCCTGCGCGGCAAGGGCATCAAAGACCTGAACGGCTACGGGCGCGGCGACCAGCTCATTCATCTGAATGTCTGGACGCCGAAGAACGTAACCGGCGAAGAGCGCGAGCTGCTGGAGCGCCTGCGCGACTCCCGCAACTTTACGCCCAACCCCGGCAAGAACGACAAAGGCTTCTTTGAGAAAGTAAAGGAGTACTTCCAATAA
- a CDS encoding RNA polymerase sigma factor encodes MSADASPDFLAVLNQYQPLLRRVTRVYGADADDQQDLYQEIVLQLWRAWPRFEGRAKVSTWLYRIALNVAISALRQRTRSPATSRLDAAVPDIPLPPESGPDADDLAQLYRAIEQLSDVEKAFVLLYLEERTYEEMADILGITQNNVRVKMHRVQDKLRQFLTQPA; translated from the coding sequence ATGTCTGCTGATGCTTCGCCGGATTTCCTGGCTGTATTAAACCAGTACCAACCCTTGCTGCGGCGGGTAACCCGCGTGTATGGGGCTGATGCCGACGACCAGCAGGACCTGTACCAGGAAATAGTGCTGCAGCTTTGGCGCGCTTGGCCCCGCTTTGAAGGGCGCGCGAAAGTAAGCACCTGGCTCTACCGCATTGCCCTGAACGTAGCCATATCCGCATTACGGCAACGCACGCGCAGCCCCGCCACTAGCCGCCTGGATGCGGCCGTGCCGGACATTCCGCTGCCGCCGGAATCCGGTCCCGATGCCGATGACCTGGCGCAGCTTTACCGGGCTATTGAGCAGCTATCCGATGTAGAAAAGGCCTTTGTACTCCTTTACCTGGAAGAGCGCACCTACGAGGAAATGGCCGATATCCTGGGCATCACTCAAAACAATGTGCGCGTGAAAATGCACCGCGTGCAGGACAAGCTTCGCCAATTTTTAACCCAACCCGCCTGA
- a CDS encoding ABC transporter ATP-binding protein: MKPILQVVDVHKQYANHTALDGVSLEVPEGSIFGLLGPNGAGKTSLIRIITQITGADSGEILFRGERLNPSHIGQIGYLPEERGLYKKMKVGEQLLYLAQLKGIKKDEARQKIKGWLERFDIKGWADKNIEDLSKGMQQKVQFIATVVHDPTLVILDEPFSGFDPINANLLKDEILAMRDRGASIIFSTHRMESVEEMCDHIALINRSKKVLDGPVSEVRDAYRTQTYEVEGRGRLIVVHPDFEVIEHKERENGHFYDRIRIVHGTPNDLLRYLIGPANVEVHTFREKVPSINEIFIRRVQETHPDYVPQEEELVARS, translated from the coding sequence GTGAAACCAATTCTACAAGTTGTGGACGTACATAAGCAGTACGCCAACCACACTGCCCTCGATGGCGTGAGCCTGGAAGTGCCGGAAGGCTCCATCTTCGGGCTACTGGGCCCCAATGGCGCCGGCAAAACCTCTCTCATCCGCATCATCACCCAGATTACCGGCGCCGATTCCGGCGAAATCCTGTTCCGCGGGGAGCGGCTGAACCCTTCGCACATTGGCCAGATTGGCTATTTGCCCGAGGAGCGCGGCCTCTACAAAAAAATGAAAGTAGGGGAGCAGCTTCTGTACCTGGCTCAGCTGAAAGGCATTAAGAAGGACGAAGCCCGGCAGAAAATCAAAGGCTGGCTGGAGCGCTTCGATATTAAGGGGTGGGCCGATAAGAACATTGAGGACCTCTCCAAAGGCATGCAGCAGAAGGTGCAGTTTATTGCCACCGTGGTGCACGACCCCACGCTGGTCATTCTGGACGAGCCTTTCTCCGGCTTCGACCCCATTAATGCTAACCTGCTGAAAGATGAAATTCTGGCCATGCGCGACCGGGGCGCCAGCATTATCTTCTCCACCCACCGTATGGAGTCGGTGGAGGAAATGTGCGACCATATTGCCCTGATTAACCGCTCCAAAAAGGTGCTGGATGGCCCCGTAAGCGAAGTGCGCGACGCCTACCGCACCCAAACCTACGAGGTAGAAGGCCGCGGCCGCCTGATAGTAGTGCACCCCGATTTTGAAGTGATAGAGCACAAAGAGCGGGAAAACGGCCACTTCTACGACCGGATCCGCATTGTGCACGGTACTCCCAACGACCTGCTCCGCTACCTCATTGGGCCGGCCAACGTGGAGGTGCATACGTTCCGCGAGAAGGTGCCCAGCATCAACGAAATCTTTATTCGCCGGGTGCAGGAAACCCACCCCGACTACGTGCCCCAGGAAGAGGAGCTGGTAGCCAGAAGTTAG